One genomic region from Triplophysa dalaica isolate WHDGS20190420 chromosome 23, ASM1584641v1, whole genome shotgun sequence encodes:
- the gjd4 gene encoding gap junction delta-4 protein, giving the protein MAKQTASQMIFLTLNHNITLIGKAWLILMILSRILILLFAGYPLYQDEQERFVCNTIQPGCANVCYDMFAPLSLFRFWLVQLTTICLPYLMFVIYVIHKVNSGPTVASESIKADSVYKIHQESFKKASLCKTDVPPGKGRLQHFTGAYILHLFLRMILEAGFGAAHYYLFGFRVPKRFMCQQSPCTTMVDCYISRPTEKTIMLNFMLGEAALSLLLNVCDLICAAKRSVRQKSKRKMLVKEMYAEEQYYLSGNGSQALDTSISPPKDTVVSEGFRKRGIRVSSGDEAASILLDDDPPPSSTLGGTPGSNNDDSASYQPNQEEGMVRGGSEVALCPNEPLGTPRSIRVSKRGRLKPPPPPRRDKAAGQGAMDVSGGTSLCAKRMGQYTLVEMTTGDDMPTCGGDGEEKRSEWV; this is encoded by the exons ATGGCAAAACAGACTGCCTCACAAATGATCTTCTTGACACTGAACCACAACATCACCCTCATAG GGAAAGCATGGCTCATCCTGATGATACTCTCAAGGATCCTGATCCTGTTGTTTGCTGGATATCCCCTCTATCAAGATGAGCAGGAGCGGTTTGTGTGCAACACTATTCAGCCCGGTTGTGCCAATGTCTGCTACGACATGTTTGCCCCTCTTTCCCTTTTCCGCTTCTGGCTGGTTCAGCTCACCACCATCTGCCTTCCTTACTTGATGTTCGTCATCTACGTCATTCACAAAGTGAATTCTGGTCCTACTGTTGCTTCTGAGTCCATCAAAGCAGATTCCGTCTACAAGATCCACCAAGAATCATTCAAGAAAGCATCTCTTTGTAAGACTGATGTGCCGCCCGGAAAGGGGCGCTTGCAGCATTTCACAGGAGCTTACATCTTGCATTTGTTTCTTCGGATGATTCTCGAAGCTGGATTTGGAGCTGCCCACTACTACCTGTTTGGCTTCCGCGTCCCCAAACGCTTCATGTGCCAGCAGTCGCCCTGCACAACCATGGTGGACTGTTACATCTCCAGACCAACTGAGAAAACCATCATGCTGAACTTCATGTTAGGGGAGGCCGCTCTTTCTCTGCTGCTCAACGTGTGCGACCTGATCTGTGCCGCCAAGCGTTCCGTGAGGCAAAAAAGCAAACGAAAAATGCTGGTGAAGGAGATGTATGCAGAGGAACAGTATTACCTGTCGGGCAACGGGAGTCAAGCTCTGGACACCAGCATCTCACCGCCTAAAGACACGGTGGTCTCTGAAGGGTTCCGGAAAAGAGGGATCAGAGTCTCAAGTGGCGATGAAGCGGCTTCCATCCTATTAGACGACGACCCTCCACCATCATCCACTCTTGGAGGAACGCCGGGTTCCAACAACGATGATAGCGCTAGCTACCAACCCAACCAGGAAGAAGGGATGGTGCGAGGGGGAAGTGAGGTGGCGTTGTGTCCCAATGAGCCTTTGGGGACTCCCAGATCCATCCGGGTTAGCAAACGTGGCCGCCTCAAGCCTCCGCCACCTCCGCGACGGGACAAAGCAGCCGGTCAAGGGGCGATGGATGTCTCTGGAGGAACATCGTTGTGTGCCAAGAGAATGGGACAGTATACACTTGTAGAAATGACCACGGGTGACGATATGCCAACTTGTGGTGGAGACGGGGAGGAGAAACGGTCCGAGTGGGTGTGA
- the fzd8a gene encoding LOW QUALITY PROTEIN: frizzled-8a (The sequence of the model RefSeq protein was modified relative to this genomic sequence to represent the inferred CDS: inserted 1 base in 1 codon), translating into MECNLLGIYLFLALALLPRSSGTTAKEITCQEIAVPLCKGIGYNYTYMPNQFNHDTQDEAGLEVHQFWPLVEIQCSPDLKFFLCSMYTPICLEDYKKPLPPCRSVCERAKAGCAPLMRQYGFPWPDRMRCELLPVQGTPDTLCMDYNRTDSTTVSPVLSKPTNYPSKPFNPHKKKNGRVAVGPKASKPCEAGCQCRAPMVAVNSDRHPLYNRVKTGQIPNCAMPCHNPYFTQDERTFTAFWIGLWSVLCFISTFATVATFLIDMERFKYPERPIIFLSACYMFVSIGYIVRLIAGHEKVACNREYDVEHIHYETTGPALCTVVFLLIYFFGMASSIWWVILSLTWFLAAGMKWGNEAIAGYSQYXHLAAWLIPSMKSIAVLALSSVDGDPVAGICYVGNQNLDNLRGFVLAPLVIYLFIGTMFLLAGFVSLFRIRSVIKEGGTKTDKLEKLMIRIGIFTVLYTVPATIIVACYFYEQHNRQSWEITHNCSCLLEEEIKRPDYAVFMLKYFMCLLVGITSGVWTWSGKTLESWRSFCTRCCWGSKGSGGSMYSDVSTGLTWRSGTASSVSCPKQMPLSQV; encoded by the exons ATGGAGTGCAACCTGTTGGGGATTTACCTGTTCCTCGCACTTGCCCTACTGCCCCGGTCGAGCGGCACCACGGCCAAAGAGATCACCTGTCAGGAGATAGCCGTGCCTCTGTGCAAGGGCATCGGCTACAACTATACCTACATGCCCAACCAATTCAACCACGACACGCAGGATGAAGCGGGCTTGGAGGTGCACCAGTTCTGGCCTCTCGTGGAGATCCAGTGCTCCCCGGATTTGAAGTTCTTCCTATGCAGCATGTACACCCCCATATGCCTCGAGGACTATAAGAAACCCCTGCCGCCGTGCCGGAGCGTATGCGAGCGAGCCAAGGCGGGCTGCGCTCCGCTCATGCGCCAGTACGGCTTTCCCTGGCCGGACCGGATGAGGTGCGAGTTGCTGCCCGTGCAGGGCACACCAGACACGCTGTGCATGGACTACAACCGAACCGACTCCACCACGGTGTCCCCCGTGCTGTCCAAGCCCACCAACTACCCCAGCAAACCGTTTAACCCGCATAAGAAGAAGAACGGACGAGTGGCTGTCGGACCTAAAGCGAGTAAACCCTGCGAAGCGGGCTGCCAGTGCCGCGCGCCGATGGTGGCTGTAAACAGCGACCGCCACCCGCTGTATAACCGCGTCAAGACGGGTCAGATCCCGAACTGCGCCATGCCTTGTCACAACCCGTATTTCACCCAGGACGAGCGGACCTTCACGGCCTTCTGGATCGGACTTTGGTCGGTGTTGTGTTTCATATCCACGTTCGCCACCGTCGCTACGTTTCTCATCGATATGGAGCGATTTAAATATCCCGAACGGCCGATTATTTTCCTCTCGGCGTGTTACATGTTTGTGTCCATCGGCTATATCGTGCGCTTAATCGCCGGACACGAGAAAGTGGCGTGTAATCGGGAGTACGACGTGGAGCACATTCACTACGAGACCACCGGACCAGCGCTTTGCACCGtcgtgtttttattaatttattttttcggGATGGCCAGTTCGATATGGTGGGTGATTCTCTCTCTAACCTGGTTCCTGGCGGCGGGCATGAAATGGGGCAACGAGGCCATCGCCGGGTATTCTCAGT TTCACCTGGCTGCCTGGCTTATCCCATCCATGAAATCCATCGCCGTGCTGGCATTAAGTTCGGTGGATGGCGACCCGGTGGCCGGGATCTGCTACGTGGGCAACCAGAACTTGGACAACCTGCGGGGCTTCGTGTTGGCGCCGTTGGTGATCTATTTGTTCATTGGCACCATGTTCCTTCTGGCTGGATTTGTGTCGCTGTTTAGGATCAGAAGCGTCATTAAAGAAGGCGGCACTAAGACTGATAAACTGGAAAAGTTGATGATCCGAATCGGGATCTTCACGGTGCTCTACACGGTTCCCGCCACCATCATCGTGGCGTGTTACTTTTACGAGCAGCATAATAGACAAAGTTGGGAGATCACCCATAACTGTTCTTGTTTATTAGAGGAGGAGATCAAGAGACCGGACTATGCTGTTTTCATGCTGAAATACTTTATGTGCCTTCTGGTGGGCATCACGTCCGGTGTGTGGACATGGTCCGGGAAGACCCTCGAGTCGTGGAGGAGTTTCTGCACGCGCTGCTGCTGGGGCAGTAAAGGCTCGGGCGGCTCCATGTATAGTGACGTGAGCACGGGATTAACGTGGAGGTCCGGTACCGCCAGCTCAGTCTCCTGCCCCAAGCAGATGCCTTTGTCCCAGGTCTGA